The following are encoded in a window of Armatimonadota bacterium genomic DNA:
- a CDS encoding transposase, whose amino-acid sequence MVRYRHYRNSDKPGTMMFVTATVLDLVHAFRRDEPRDEMVRIIARESRLAEARLHAYVVMSHHVHLVIHLSKTMDIRKFMQRLKPNAGRSISRLLTSEDLAEFDAQHGLNSNTFWQRSFRSVEIVGDNMLEQKLDYIHQNPVKAEYVVRPEEYRWSSARLFEQGLWSAEKGLPFEAVAESVVKPD is encoded by the coding sequence ATGGTGCGATACAGGCACTACCGAAATTCCGACAAGCCTGGGACTATGATGTTTGTGACAGCCACCGTGCTCGACTTGGTGCATGCGTTCAGGCGCGACGAGCCCCGTGACGAAATGGTGCGGATAATCGCACGGGAGAGCAGGCTGGCTGAAGCAAGGCTCCACGCATATGTCGTCATGTCGCACCACGTCCACCTTGTCATTCACCTTTCTAAAACAATGGATATTCGGAAGTTTATGCAGCGGCTTAAGCCAAATGCTGGTCGTTCAATATCACGCCTCTTGACGTCCGAGGATCTGGCGGAGTTTGACGCTCAACACGGCCTGAACAGCAACACGTTTTGGCAGCGGTCGTTCCGCAGCGTGGAGATCGTCGGTGACAACATGTTGGAACAGAAGCTCGATTACATTCACCAAAACCCGGTCAAAGCCGAGTATGTTGTCCGGCCCGAAGAGTATCGCTGGTCAAGCGCACGACTGTTCGAGCAGGGGTTATGGAGCGCGGAGAAGGGACTGCCGTTTGAGGCTGTGGCAGAGAGTGTCGTCAAACCGGATTGA